GGGGGGGAAACGCAGGCTCGGCCGTCTTCGGTTTTTCAGGAACGGCCTTGGGCCGGGCAGGGGCGGGAGCTTTTTTCCCGGGGTCTACCGGCTTGGCCGGCAGGCGGTGCCCCAGCCGCAGCAGCCGGCTGCGGAAATCGACGTAGAACGCCCGCACCTCGGCCAGCACCGGCACCGGCATTTCGACCCGCACCAGCAGCTGGTCGAGGCCAAGACAGACGACCAGGAAGAGAAAACTCCAGAAGAGAAAAGAGCTCAGCCGTTTCATGGATGCCTAATGATGATGGTGGTCGGGGCCATGGTCGTGGTCATGTCCGCCATGGCCGTGAGTGCAGAGGCTGGAGCGGCGCTCCCGATGCTTGAGCTGCTGGATGACCGGGCCGGTGACGCAACGCGAGCATTCCCCCTGCAGGGTGGTGTGAGTGATGTGGTAGTCGTGGTCGAGCATCTGCTCGATCTCGCCGATGATCTCCCCCTGGCGCAGCCGGTAGTCGGGCAGGATGTCGATATGCGCCGACAGCGCCGTGATGTGCGAGCAGATCGACCAGACGTGCAGGTGGTGGATGTCGTTGACCCCGGCGACGGCACGCAGCTTCGCCACCAGTTCGTCCAACCTCACATGCGGGGGAACCCCCTCCAGCAGGATGTGCCCTGCCTCGCGCAGGATGCGGACCGATCCCCAGGCGATGACCAGGGCGATGCCCGCGGAGATGAGGGCGTCGACGACGTACCAGCCGGTGAAGAGCATGATCACACCGCCGGCAATGACACCCACCGAGGCGATGGCGTCGCCGATCACGTGCAGAAAAGCGCTGCGCACGTTGAGGTCGTCGTGCGAGTGGGAATGCAGGCGGCTGGCGGCGACCAGGTTCATCACCAGGCCGACGGTGGCGATGATGAACATCTCCTTGCTCTTGACCGCCTCGGGATGGAAGAAGCGCTCCCAGGCCTCGAAGAGGATGCCGGCGGCGATGACCAGAAGGGTGGCGCCGTTGATCAGCGAGGCGAAGATCTCCGCCCGGTGCCAGCCGTAGGTGCGCCGGTCGGTGGCGGGAAAGTTGGCCAGAACGATGGCCGACAAGGAGAGGACCAGGGCGAAGAGGTCCATGAATACGTGGGCGGCGTCGGAGAGCAGGGCCAGAGAGTTGGTCCAGAAGCCGCCCGCCACCTCGGCCACCAGGGTCACCGCGGTCAGGACAATGGCAAAACGGAAGCCGCGGGTGATGCTGCGGTCGAGGTGGTTGCCTTCGGTCATCCGTCGTTTCCTTCCTTTGCTGGGCTAAGGCCATGATAGCCAGAGCCGGCGGGAATGGCAAGGGGCTTGTCCGCGCCCGGGCCCCTCGCATTCGCTTAAAAAGCGGTGGTCGCCGGTTCCCTTTTGCGCCACCCTGTGCTATGTTTGCCTCCATTTCAGCGTTCAGGAGAGCAGCGCATGCCCGAAAAAGTCTACGACGTCCTCATCATCGGCGGCGGCCCGGCCGGCCTGACCGCCGGCCTCTACACCTCCCGCGCCAAGCTCGACACCCTGCTGGTGGAGCGGATGATCATGGGCGGCCAGGTCATGACCACCACCAAGGTGGAGAACTACCCCGGCTTCCCCGGCGGCATCGACGGCCCCGACCTGATGGTCCGCTTCCAGGAGCATTGCCAGGAGTTCGGCCTGCAGGTGGAGTACGGTGAGGTGGAAAACCTGATCGACCACGGCGCCGAAAAGGTGGTCGTGGTCGACGGCCGCGAGGTGCGGGCTCGCTGCGTCATCGTCACCACCGGCGCCGAGCCGCGCAAGTTGGGGATTCCCGGCGAGCAGGAGCTGACCGGCCGCGGCGTCTCCTACTGCGCCACCTGCGACGGCGCCTTCTTCCGGGGCGTCCCGGTCGCCATCGTCGGCGGCGGCGACACGGCCGCCGAGGAGGCGCTCTTTCTCACCCGCTTCGCCAGCAAGGTTTTCCTCATTCACCGCCGCGACCAGCTGCGCGCCACCAAGGTGCTGCAGGACCGGCTGGCGGCCAACGAGAAGATCGAGATCCTCTGGAACACTCTCGTCGAACGGGTCGAAGGGGATGCCTCGGGACTGAAGGCGGCCGAGATCAAAAACCTGGTCAGCGGGGAGCGGTGTCCCCTGCCCCTCGAAGGGCTCTTCGTCGCCGTCGGCGTCACCCCCAAGGCGCACTTCCTGGCCGACGTGCTCACCCTGGATGCGGACGGCTACATCCTGACCGACGCCGAGTGCCGCACCTCGATACCCGGAGTCTTTGCCGCCGGCGACGTGCGCAAGAAGATTCTCAAGCAGATCGCCACCGCCGTCGGCGACGGCGCGGTGGCCGCCATCATGGCCGAGAAGTACCTGGAGGACCTGGAGGGATAATTGCTGCCGGGCAACGCCCGGCACGCAGACAAGGAGGGGGGAAGCATGCTGGCCAAGGTACTGTCCGGAGCGTTGATCGGAATCGACGCCTACCCGGTGGAAGTGGAAGTCGATATCGCCCAGGGGCTGCCGCAGTTCTCGACAGTGGGCCTGCCGGAGGGGGCGGTCAAGGAGAGCAAGGACCGGGTCAAGTCGGCGATCAAGAACTCGGGCTACGAGTTTCCGGCCCGCCGGATCACCATCAATCTCGCCCCGGCCGACATCCGCAAGGATGGCGCCGCCTTCGACCTGCCGATGGCGGTGGGGCTGCTCACCGCCACCGGGGCGCTCAAGCCGGCCCGCCCCGGGCGCTACGTGCTGATGGGAGAACTCTCCCTAGACGGCCGGGTCAAGCCGGTCAAGGGTGCCCTGCCGGTGGCGGTCGCCGCCCGAAACTGGGGCGTCGCCGGCCTCATCCTCCCCGAGGAGAACGCCGCCGAAGGGGCGATCGTCGATGCGCTGCCGGTCTACGGCGTACGCGACCTGGGGGAGGCAGTCGCCTTCCTCAGCGGCGAAAAGGAGCTCGACCCCTGCCGGGTCAACGCCCTCGAGCTCTTCTCCCGGGCCGCCGTCCACTGCGAGGATTTCGCCGAGGTCCGCGGCCAGGAGCACGTCAAGCGGGCCCTCGAGGTGGCCGCGGCCGGCGGGCACAATCTCCTGATGGTCGGCCCGCCCGGCAGCGGCAAGACGATGCTCGCCCGAAGGCTCCCCAGCATCCTCCCCGCCCTCTCCTTCCCCGAATCACTGGAGACGACCAAGATCCACTCCATTGTCGGCCTGCTGCCGCGCCAGAACGCCCTGGTTGCGGTGCGCCCTTTCCGCAGCCCGCACCACACCGTCTCCGACGCCGGCCTGATCGGCGGCGGCACCCTCCCCCGTCCCGGCGAGGTGTCGCTCGCGCACAACGGCGTCCTCTTCCTCGACGAGCTTCCCGAGTTCAAGAAAAACGTCCTGGAAATGCTGCGCCAGCCCCTGGAGGACGGTCAGGTCACCATCAGCCGCGCCGTCCAAAGCCTCACCTACCCCGCCTCCTTCATGCTGGTGGCGGCGATGAACCCCTGCCCCTGCGGTTTTCTCGGCGACAGCCAGCACGCCTGCTCCTGCACTCCGCCGCTGCTTCAGCGCTACCGCACCCGCCTCTCCGGCCCCCTGCTCGACCGCATCGACCTGCACGTCGAGGTTCCGCGCGTCCCCCATAGGGACCTGGCCGACCCGCGCGACGGCGAGCCGAGCGAAAGAATCCGCGCGCGGGTCGAGGCCGCCCGGGCCATCCAGTCCGAGCGCCTCGCCCCCTTCGGCCTGCACGCCAACGCCCGCATGGCCTCCCGCCATATCCGCAAGTTCTGCCCGCTCGACGCCGCGGGGCAAAAGCTGCTGGAGGTGGTCACCGACCGTCTGGGACTTTCCGCCCGCACCTACACCCGCATCCTCAAGGTCGCCCGGACCATCGCCGATCTGGCCGGCAGCGAGGCGATCCAGCAGGCGCACCTGGCCGAGGCGATCCAGTACCGCAGCCTTGATCGGCGGGTGCAGTAAGGACAGCGGTAGCAGCCTTCCATCGCACAGGAAAAGCGCGCCCTCCATATCGACGGAGTGCACGCTTTTTCTGCTTGCTTCGGCTATTCATTGATTTCCTCTTTGAACTTCTCGCCAGTCGAAGAGCCGGAGGATAGCCCCTGGCCGCATCCAGATAAGCATGAGCGTCTGGAAAGGAGCGATGCCTGACGAGAAGTGGCGTCACCGCCCCTCCCCCCCGTTCGCCCGCCGAAGACCTCGGTGCGTCGGACTACCTCCATTTCCAGGTTTTCGTTCAGCAGGCGCAGCCGCTCCTCACTTTCCCGAAGTTTGCAGGTCGCCATCCGCCCCGAGAAACTGTTTCCAGAAAAATTGCAGGGTACCCTTGGGCTGCTGACGCAGGGGCGCCGAATCAAGGCTGTTGGCCAGTGACTCGATGGCGAGAGACGATCTCCCCCCGGGATAAAGCTCGACCACTGTTTTTTGCCGGCGCAGCGCTTCGGGCATCCGTTTGTCGGCGGTGATACAGCCCAGAAAATCGATGGAGATGTCCAGGTAGCGATGAGATACCATGGTCAGCTTCTGGAACACCTCGAGCCCCTCCTCGCTGCTGCCGGCAAAGTTGACGACCAGGTAAAACTGCTTCTGGTCATAACGGGTGGAGAGCAGTTTCATCAGGGTGTAGGCGTCGGTGATGGCCGTCGGATCGGGCGTGGTCACCACCAGAATGTCCTGGGCGGCGGCGTTGAAATAGGTGACGTTTTCGGAAATCCCCGACTCGGTATCGATGAGCACTACGTCGAATTCCCCGTGCAGAGTGCCGAGCTCTTCGAGGAAATGCATTTTCATCCCGGCATCGAGATGGGTGAAACGCTGGATACCGGAGCCGGCCGGCAGAATCTTGATTCCCCGCGGGCCGTCGGCGATGATCCCCCGCAGGCTCTGCTCGCCGTTGAAGAAATTGTTGAGGTTATAGCGGGGGGCGAGCCCGAAGATGACATCGATGTTCGCCAGACCCAGGTCGGCATCGATGACCAGCACCTTCTTGCCCTTTTTCGCCAGAACCATGGCCAAGTTGGAAACGATAGCCGTTTTCCCCACCCCCCCCTTGCCGCTGGTCACGGAAAACACCCGGGTGAACCGCTTTTTCTCTTGCCTCTCCTGCGAGCCATCAGCGGGACGACCGCGACGGGAGCGGAGGGTTTGGGCCTGGTCTTGATGTTCAATTGGCACATTCATGACAACACCCTTTATGCGTGGACCATTGCGTAGTCGACCGTCAGTCTGGCCAAGGTGGAAGTCTTGCCGCCCCCCCATCTCCCCGTTGCGAAGAGTGCGGGTGGACAGGGTCAGGGCATCGGCCCCAACGTTTTCTTGACCATTTTCAGGGCCGAGGACATTTCCTCCGCTTCGAACACTTTCACCAGAATGGACATTCACCGTTCCCAGAGATCGGACTTTCAGGTTGGCAGCGATTTCATTGTGCTCGAGAACCACCAGGCTGGGCAGGTAGCGCTCGGTCAACTATTTGACATGGGGTCAGATTGTTGGCGTGCACAGCAACTCCGGAGACCTCCCGCCGCTGAACTTCTGCATCCCCGCCCTCAAGCGGACGAACTCGATTAACAGCTCAGGATCGCGGGTGGCGGGAGCCCAGCCTGCCAGGGTCTCGAGGATTGTCCGGATATCCCGGATGGAGACGTGCTCGCGTAAGAGATTCTGCAGTTCTCGCAAGATGGTTCCCAGCGACATGAGCTCCTTGACCCGCATCGGATAGCCCTTGGAAACGTTATCCAGCAAGTTTTGGGCCTCTTGTCGCCCGATCAGCTCAATAGCGTTTTTTTGATGATTACGCTGGAGACCAAAACCCGGCTCCCTCTGGTTTTGATACTTGCCGACCAAGGGTGTGATCCGCAACGCAGCGGGGTAGCGCCTTGGAACCGACGAGCCTCGGATTTCAGGATGACGCCAGGGTGTTCCTGCAGGACAGGGAGGTAAGAGGGATTTTTCTGGTCATGCGTGAGGTGACGGAGGGAGAATTTGCCACCCCCATGAGGGATCCGGTCCGCAGCCAGGGAGGGCCTGGCGTTTTGTAGATGTGGCTACAGGGTGATTTCGAGCTGCTTCTTCTTGATCTTCTCCAGCAAGGTGGTGCGATTGAGGCTTAGCAGCAGGGCCGCCTCCTTCTTGTTGCCGCCAGTCACTTCCAGCGCCTGAAGAATAAGGCGTGCCTCGAACTCTTCCACCAGGGCATTGAAATCTATTCTGCCCCCCTGCTGAAGGAGGTACACCTCGGGGGGCACGGAGTTTTCTTCGTTAGCAGGCGTTGCCGGCACCGGACGGTCCATATGGGCGACGTACTTCTCAGGCAGGTCCTGCAGAGTGGCCATGGCGCCACCATGCAGAATGGCCATGCGCTGCACCAGATTTTCCAGTTCCCGCACGTTCCCCGGCCACGAATAGTTTATCAATCCCTCCAGGGCTTGCGGTTCAAACCCCAGAAATGCGTTCTGCCGGTTTCGGTTGAAGGCCTGAACGAACTTGTCGATCAGCAGGTGGATATCTTCCTTGCGTTCCCGCAGTGGTGGGATATGCAAAGGCATGACACTGAGGCGGTAATAAAGATCCTCCCGGAAGGTCCCATCGGCCACCGCCTTCTCCAGATCGCGGTGGGTGGCGGCGATGACCCGCACGTCGACCGGTACCGGCTTGACGCCGCCGAGCGGTTCGAACTCCTTTTCCTGCAGCACGCGCAGCAGCTTCGCCTGCAGGGAAGGCTTCATGTCGCCGATCTCGTCGAGGAAAAGTGTTCCGCCATCGGCATACTGTACCCGCCCGATTTTGGAGGCGGTGGCGCCGGTAAACGCCCCCTTGACATAGCCGAAGAGCTCGCTCTCCAGAAGTTCGTCGGGGATGGCGGCGCAATTGACGGGGACCAGGTTCTTTCCCTGTCGCGGTCCGCGACCATGAATGGCTCGGGCAACCAGTTCTTTGCCGGTGCCGGTTTCCCCCTGGATCAACACAGTACTGCGATCGTCTTCGGCCACTTTTTCGATGATGTCGAACAGCCTCCGCATCGGTGCCGAAACACCGAGGATGCCGTGGCAGCCTTCCGACTTGCGGAATTTCCGACCCTGCTGCGCCCGGTGAACGAGCAGATCATAAAACTGCAAGCCCCGAGCAGCAGAAATGACCACCTCAGTCAGGTCGTAGGGCTCTTTGATGGTCGAAAACGCGCCGTTCCGCATGGCCTCGACGCCGGCTTCCCATGCCCCCTCGGGAACACAGACGATAGTAGCCGTCTCCGGATTGAGTTGACGGGTTGCCCGCTGCAGGTCAAGCCCTTTTTTTTCCGGCAGAAAGAGGTCGGTTATCAACAGACAGACCGGTTCCTTCTTCAGCATCACCTGGGCGCTGGCAGGGTTTTCCGCCTCCAGCACCACGCACTCGATTTCCTGGCGCAGGAGAGCGGCCAGGCGCTCCCGCACATGCTTATCGGCCTTGACTATCAGGATAGAGCGCATCGCCATTGATTATCTTTCTGCTCCGGAAGAAGGCTTAAATATGAGTCGATTCTTCAAATCTCTATTTTAGGGGGATTTAATTTAACTGCATTTTGCTGAAAAAACAAGGATGGAGCGCAGACGAACGGCTCAACCGGCCTGCCCCAGTCTTGTCTCCGTTTCGGCAGCGATGCGCCGGCTCAGCTCTGCCAGCGCCCGGCCCATCGCCTCGACCGTCCCGCCCGCTCCCCCGCCGCGAACCGGCTCGACGATGGCTTCCTTACCCACCGACAGGAGTTCCCCCTTCTGCTTGCCGTGCAGCGTCCAGAAGACGTCGAGCACCACCGTCTGCTGGTCGGTCCCCTCGAACCGCAGGACCGAAACCTGGACCCGGCCATCGGCGCGGGCCGTCGCTTCCCACGGGAGCACCAGGTACCCTTCCTGGCCGAGCAGGGCGGCGAGGTTGTCGACGAGAGCCCGGGCGAGGTCCCTCTGCAGCGAGCCGGCCCAGCGGTCGACCTCCAGCAGGGCTATGCTCGTCGCTCCGTCGCGCCGGACGATCTGGGGCCGGTCGAGGTAGTCGGCGATCTCGACCGGGCCGACGGCGATGATCCCCCGCCGCTCTGCCACCTCCTTCGCCGCGGAACTTTCTCCCGCCGGCACCGAGGGCAGGGAGTGATAGCGGACCGCCGGGCTGCTGCCGCAGGCGGCAAGGCCGAGCAGCAACACGGCGCAGAGGGCCGTGAACTGGGGATATGAACAGCGCAGCATCTCCTACTCTCCTTTCAGGGCACCCTTGCCCCGCAGCAGGGCCTCGGGATGCCGCTCGAGGTAATCGACCAGGGTATTGACCGCGCGGGCCGCCGCCGCCGTCTCCTGCAACGCCCGCTGAAGCTGGTAGGTCGACCGCTCGTCCGATGCCGTCTGCCGCACCGCCTCGAGGGCCTCCTGGGTTTTGTCGAAAGTGGCGCGGGCCTCGACCAGGGTCTCGTTGATATTTCTGGCCATCTCGCCCGTGGCCCCTTCCTCCATCGTCAGGAATTTCTCCATCTGGTTGAGGGCTTTGGTGGCGGCTGCCGTCGTCCTGCGGCCTTCCTGCCCCAGAGCCCTGATTTCCCCATCCAGCGTGCGGACCACCTCCTGCACCTCCCTTGCCGTGGTGCCCAGGGAGCTGACGGCCGCATGCAGTTCGGGGGAGTTGGCCAGGCGGTCGACCCCCTCCATGGCCGAGTGCATCTTTTCGACCAGCTCCTCCAGGGGGAGTTCGGCAAGGGTCTTCTGCAGCTCTTCGGTCTTGGAGAGGATAGAGGGAATTTCCGGGCGCGCCGACTCCTTGCCCCGCAGCACCACGGGGGAACCGGGAAAGAAGTCGAGATAGACGGCAAGCTGGCCGGTGACGATGCTCTGCATCTGCAATTGCGCCCGCAGCCCCTTCGCGATCAGTTCCTGGAGATATTTCCGGTCCATTCCCTCCCCCTGGAACGTATCCTTCTCGACGTCGATGATGATCGGGATGATTACCACCATCTGCTGTGGGTCGAAGGCGATCTGGATGTCGGTGACCGTACCGATCTTCACCCCCCGGAACATGACCGGCGAGCCGACGCTGAGCCCCTTGACCGAGCCTTCGAAGTAGACCACGAATTTCCAGGTGTCGGCGAAGAGCTTGCCCGAACCGAAGATCAGCACCCCGACCACCAGCAGGACGAGCGCTCCCAGGACAAAGGCTCCGATGACCACCTTGTTCGCTTTGCCGTTCATCTTCTCCGTCCAGCCTCCCATGGTTTGCGCACACGATTATCCCTACAGCGAACCGCCCGGAGCCGGCGGGATCGGCCGGCCGGCGGCTGCCCCGCGCGTCAGGAAATTCCTCACCTTCGGGTCGTCGGTCTCCGCGAGGAGTTTTTTCGGGTCGCCCGCGGCGATCATCGTCCTGGTCTCCGGGTCGAGAAAGACCGAGTTGGTGCCGATGGCGAAGATGCTCGCCAGTTCGTGGGTAACCACCACGACCGTCGCTCCCAGGCTCGCCCGCAGCTCGAGAATGAGGTCGTCGAGCAGGTGCGCGCTGATCGGGTCGAGGCCGGCAGAGGGCTCGTCGAAGAAGAGGATGTCGGGATCGAGGGCCATCGCCCGCGCCAGTCCGGCCCGCTTCTTCATGCCGCCGCTCAGTTCGCTGGGATAGTAGTCTTCGAACCCCGCCAGCCCCACCAGCGCGAGCTTGAGGGAGACCCGCTCGCGGATCTCCTCCCGCGGCAACAAGGTGTATTCCTCCAGCGGCAGAGCCACGTTCTCGGCCAGGGTCATCGAGCTCCAGAGGGCGCCGCCCTGGTAGAGGACGCCGAAGCGGCGCAGGATCTCCCGTTGCCGCTCCGGCGCCGCCGCCCAGAAATCCTCTCCCCCGTAGAGCACCTGCCCCTGTGCCGGCGGCATCAGGCCGACGAGGTGCCGCAGCAGGGTGCTCTTGCCGCAGCCGCTTCCCCCCATGATGATGAAGATGTCCCCGCGGTCGACGGTGAAGCTGAGGTCCCGCTGGATGACCTCGGGGCCATAGGCCATGGTCAGGTCCCGCACCGCGATGCAGGGAGATCCCTTGTCGATTTCAACGGTCATCCACATGTCCTGTAGGCCTTATTTGTCCCATGAGTCCCATGTCATATCCCCAGCACGTTGCACATCAGGGTGATGACACCGGTCGCGACAACGATGCTGACGATGCCGGAGACGACGGCCGAAGTCGTGGCGGCGCCCACGGCCGAAGCGCTGCGGCCGCACTGCATGCCGCGCAGGCAGCCGCACAGTGCCACCAGCACCCCGAAGACGGCACTGTGAAACAGGCCGACCCAGAAGTCCTTCAACCGCACCGTGGCCTGCGTCATGTTGACGTATTCCATGACGTTGAGGTCGAGCATGAAGACCCCGACAAAGAGGCCGCCGAGGATTCCCATGAGATCGGCGTAGAGGCAGAGCAGCGGCATCATCAGGCTGAGGGCGAGCAGGCGGGGAAGGACCAGGAACTCGAAGGGGGAGAAGCCCATGGTCGCCAGGGCGTCGATCTCCTCGTTCACCTGCATGGTGCCGAGCTCGGCGGCAAAGGCGGCGCCGGTGCGGCCGGCCATGATGATTCCGGTCATGATCGCCCCCATGACCCGGACGACGGCGATGCCGACCAGGCTGGCGACGTAGATCTCGGCACCGAACATGCTCAGCTGGACCGCCCCGACGAAGGCCAGGATCAGGCCGACCAGGACGCTGATCAGCGAAACGATGGGCAGGGCATGCGAACCACAGTCGCGCATGATGGTGAAGAGGTCGGCCCGGCGGAACCGCGCCCGCCCGGTCAGCAGCCGGCCGAAGGCGACGGCCGCCTCACCGATAAAGGCGGCCATCGCCAGGTTCTGCTGCCAGGCACCGACGGCGAGGTCTCCCAGGTGCTCGAGAAAGGGGACGGGCGCCGGCTTCTGGTGCGCCCCGACGTGCTCGGGAACCGCCGTGGCGAGGGCAATCAGCCGCCGCACCCCCTCCGGGAGTTCCGTCTCGTCGACTGCAACCTGCCGCTCGGCGCAGACCTTTCCGACCATCAGCACGAAGGTGAGCAGGCCGCTGTCCCAGGCGCCGAGCTGCCGGGCATCGAAGGTGAGACGGCGGACGGCGGGCGCCGCCGCCAGCTCCTGCCGCAGTTGGTCGGCCGTCACCGGCCGGCGGCAGCCGGTCCAGGCACCCGCCAGCTGCAGGCGCAGTTCACCCGCGACAGGGCGGCTGAAGACCGAACCGTCTTCGGCCCCTCCCCTTTCCGGCATCTCCCGGCGACTCGCCGCTTTTCCTTGTCTCATCGGCTATCCGTCATCCCGGCCGGCGAGGACGTCTTTCCGCGCCCATCGTCGAACCGCTGGCTGAACCGCCTGGCAATGCCCGGGTCCTCTTCAGACTCGGCCACCTTTCCGGTTTCAGGTTGCAGGGTAAATAATTTACTTTTTAATTAACTTTTGCAATCCCTGATATCAGATGGCGGTGGATTGTCAATCGCCCTGCTCCCCAGGGGTGACCCCTCGCCTGCCCGGCTGGGGCCAAAGCCCTGGAGAAACTGAGCGCCGCTGGCAAATGCTTCCGGGCACGCTTGAAACCGCAAGGCAATGATTTATAGTGATAAGAATTTTCTAAACGCTCAAGCAAAAAATAGAGCGACTGCATCTGCCCTGCCCGATAGCTGACACCTGAATAGGTCCGGACCAAACAGAGGAGGTAACGATGGGAGCGAAAGTTGCGATCAACGGCTTTGGCAGGATCGGCCGACTGGTGCTGATGGCCATGGCCGAGCAGGGACTCATCGGCAGAGAGATCGATCTCGTCGCGGTGGTCGACGTCAGCACCGATGCGCAGTACTTCGCCTATCAACTCAAGTACGACTCGGTGCACGGCCGTTTCCAGGGGGAACTGGCCACGGCGAAGAGTGGTCCCTCCCTGGCGGAGGACGACCTGCTGATGGTGAACGGCCACCGCATCCGCTGCGTGGCGGCGGCCAAATCGCCCGATCTCCTCCCCTGGCGGCAACTGGGAGTCGACTTCGTGGTCGAAGCAACCGGGCTGTTTACCGACTCCGCCACGGCCGGTCTGCACCTTGCGGCCGGGGCGAAAAAAGTCATCATCAGCGCCCCCGGGAAAGGGGAGGTGAAGACCCTGGTGATGGGGGTGAACGAAGGGGAGTACGATCCGGGGAGCCACCACGTCGTCTCCAACGCCTCCTGCACGACCAACTGCCTGGCCCCGCTGGTGCACGTGCTGCTCAAGGAGGGGCTCGGCATCGAAACCGGGCTGATGACCACCATCCATTCCTATACGGCGACGCAGAAAACCGTCGACGGCCCCTCGAAGAAAGACTGGCGCGGCGGCCGGGCGGCGGCCATCAACATCATCCCCTCGACCACGGGGGCGGCCAAGGCGGTGGGGGAGGTGCTGCCGGCGGTGAAGGGGAAGCTGACGGGAATGTCCTTTCGCGTCCCCACCCCCGACGTCTCGGTGGTCGACCTGACCTTCCGCACGGTGCGGGAGACCTCCATCGAGGAGATCGACGCCCTGATGAAGAAGGCGGCAGAAACCTACCTCAAGGGCTACCTCGAATATGCACAGGAAGAACTGGTCTCCACCGACTTCATCCACTCGGCCAGCTCCTCCATCTACGACTCCCTCGCCACCGTGCAGAACAACCTCAAAGGCGAGAAGCGATTCTTCAAGATCGTCTCCTGGTACGACAACGAATGGGGCTACTCGCACCGGGTGGTCGATCTGCTGCGGTACATGATCGCCAGGCAAAACTGAAGCCCAAGGTGTTCTTGGTTGACAGCGCGGCGGAAACGGCGGGCTGTCGACCGAGAGCAACCCTTCCTTCTCCAATTTCGCTCGACCGGATGACCGCCTCCACGCTCTCCGCCATGACGGTTCCGCCGATCTCCATTTCGAGCAGGCCCGACCAGATCAGCTGAACGGCGACTCGATCGCGCCCGGCCGGTTCATCCAGTGCCCCCCAAGCTGCAAATCAGCAACCGACCTGCATGTCACGCTGGCAGCCTGGCCGGCTCAGTCTTCAACCTCGAACTGCCGGAACTGGGTGTTCAGCATCCGCACCAGCTCGTACTCGAAGGGGGAGCCGGTGCCGTGGTAGCGGAAGGGAATCCGCTTGCGCTTGTCGACGGCGTACATAATGTTGAATGGAACCTCGTACGGCTCATTATGGTCGAAGTTGAGGGGGTCGATGGCGTTGAAAGCGACCGCGTCGACGACCAGCCCGGCCGTGTCGCGGATGTTGCTCGGCCCGGCAACCGGCAGCACCACGTAAGCGCCGGTGCCCACCCCGTAGTGGCCGAGGGTCTGGCCGAAGTCCTCCTCCTGACGGAGCAATCCCCAGCTTGTGGCCGGGTCCCAGAGGCCGGCGATGCCGACCGTGGAGTTGACGACGAATCTGGCCGCGGTAATGCCGGTCTTCTTGAGCTTGAATTGCAGCAGGCTGTTGGTAAAGGTCCCGATTTCATAAATGTTGTCGTAGAAGTTCGAGACCCTCTGCTCGGCGTAGTCCGGCATGATGAAAGCGTACCCCTTGACCACCGGCAGAAAAAGGTACTTGTCGAAGTAGTAGTTGAAGCGGTAGGTGCCGCGGTTGAAGCCCTCCATCGGGTCGTTCATCAGCAGCATCGGCGGCTGCCCCGGGGGGATCTTGACCACCTCCTCATAGCGCCGCAGCGGCGCCTGGCTGTCAGGACCGGTCACCGGGACGGTGCTGCAGCCGGCAAGAAGCGAAAGTGCAGACAGGAGCAGAGCGGCCAGCAGCGTGCGTTTCGTCTTGGCCATGGTCACTGCTCCTTTCCGGTCAGAAAATCCGTCATGAACCGCACCACGTCCGGGTGATT
This window of the Desulfuromonadales bacterium genome carries:
- a CDS encoding sigma-54 dependent transcriptional regulator; this encodes MAMRSILIVKADKHVRERLAALLRQEIECVVLEAENPASAQVMLKKEPVCLLITDLFLPEKKGLDLQRATRQLNPETATIVCVPEGAWEAGVEAMRNGAFSTIKEPYDLTEVVISAARGLQFYDLLVHRAQQGRKFRKSEGCHGILGVSAPMRRLFDIIEKVAEDDRSTVLIQGETGTGKELVARAIHGRGPRQGKNLVPVNCAAIPDELLESELFGYVKGAFTGATASKIGRVQYADGGTLFLDEIGDMKPSLQAKLLRVLQEKEFEPLGGVKPVPVDVRVIAATHRDLEKAVADGTFREDLYYRLSVMPLHIPPLRERKEDIHLLIDKFVQAFNRNRQNAFLGFEPQALEGLINYSWPGNVRELENLVQRMAILHGGAMATLQDLPEKYVAHMDRPVPATPANEENSVPPEVYLLQQGGRIDFNALVEEFEARLILQALEVTGGNKKEAALLLSLNRTTLLEKIKKKQLEITL
- a CDS encoding PqiC family protein, whose translation is MLRCSYPQFTALCAVLLLGLAACGSSPAVRYHSLPSVPAGESSAAKEVAERRGIIAVGPVEIADYLDRPQIVRRDGATSIALLEVDRWAGSLQRDLARALVDNLAALLGQEGYLVLPWEATARADGRVQVSVLRFEGTDQQTVVLDVFWTLHGKQKGELLSVGKEAIVEPVRGGGAGGTVEAMGRALAELSRRIAAETETRLGQAG
- a CDS encoding MlaD family protein; its protein translation is MNGKANKVVIGAFVLGALVLLVVGVLIFGSGKLFADTWKFVVYFEGSVKGLSVGSPVMFRGVKIGTVTDIQIAFDPQQMVVIIPIIIDVEKDTFQGEGMDRKYLQELIAKGLRAQLQMQSIVTGQLAVYLDFFPGSPVVLRGKESARPEIPSILSKTEELQKTLAELPLEELVEKMHSAMEGVDRLANSPELHAAVSSLGTTAREVQEVVRTLDGEIRALGQEGRRTTAAATKALNQMEKFLTMEEGATGEMARNINETLVEARATFDKTQEALEAVRQTASDERSTYQLQRALQETAAAARAVNTLVDYLERHPEALLRGKGALKGE
- a CDS encoding ATP-binding cassette domain-containing protein, encoding MTVEIDKGSPCIAVRDLTMAYGPEVIQRDLSFTVDRGDIFIIMGGSGCGKSTLLRHLVGLMPPAQGQVLYGGEDFWAAAPERQREILRRFGVLYQGGALWSSMTLAENVALPLEEYTLLPREEIRERVSLKLALVGLAGFEDYYPSELSGGMKKRAGLARAMALDPDILFFDEPSAGLDPISAHLLDDLILELRASLGATVVVVTHELASIFAIGTNSVFLDPETRTMIAAGDPKKLLAETDDPKVRNFLTRGAAAGRPIPPAPGGSL
- a CDS encoding ABC transporter permease; this translates as MRQGKAASRREMPERGGAEDGSVFSRPVAGELRLQLAGAWTGCRRPVTADQLRQELAAAPAVRRLTFDARQLGAWDSGLLTFVLMVGKVCAERQVAVDETELPEGVRRLIALATAVPEHVGAHQKPAPVPFLEHLGDLAVGAWQQNLAMAAFIGEAAVAFGRLLTGRARFRRADLFTIMRDCGSHALPIVSLISVLVGLILAFVGAVQLSMFGAEIYVASLVGIAVVRVMGAIMTGIIMAGRTGAAFAAELGTMQVNEEIDALATMGFSPFEFLVLPRLLALSLMMPLLCLYADLMGILGGLFVGVFMLDLNVMEYVNMTQATVRLKDFWVGLFHSAVFGVLVALCGCLRGMQCGRSASAVGAATTSAVVSGIVSIVVATGVITLMCNVLGI